CGCGGCGTGCTGCCCCCGGACACCCTCACCCTGGTGCACGCGCACGGGCGGCAGCTGAGCGTCCTGCTCGCCACGCCCGCCACCGGCGAGGCACTGACCCTGGACCACCCCTGGGTGCAGGCACAACTACGCCGGACCGAGGAGACCCTGCACGCCCCCGACCTGGTGCGGAACGCGCTGGACGTTGCCACCCTCGCCCCCGACCACTACGCGCAGGGCGGGCACCCCGGCGGCGCCCTGTACGGCCCGGGCCTCCCCGCGTGGCGCGGCGGCCCGCTGCACCCCCAACCGTACCGCCTGCGCGCCGGCCTGTGGCAGGTCGGCACCGGCGTCCACCCCGGCGGCGGCATTCCTGCCCTCCTGGGCGGCGTGCAGATCGTTGACCGACTGCTGCAAGAGGCGGGCTGGTAGGGGTCAGGGAACTGGGGGCTCCGGCAGATGCTCCAGAATCAGCAGGGCGTCACTGTAGAACCGCCCGTCCTCTGCATCAGTGGTTGTGAAGAAGGCCGCCTCCAGCCAGTCCCGCAGCGCGGCGCGCGGCCATTCCGGCGGTGGCGTGCCGTTCAGGAGCAGCACCTCGGCCAGCACGAGAGCGCGGTTCGGATGAGCCCACCAGCGGGCCAGCAGCGCTGATCGGGTCAGTCCTACCTGCTCCATCAGACCCCACCGCAGCGCCAGATCGGCGTACCACGGGACGTGCCAGAGCAGGTGGTTCCAGTACGACAGGAAGAAGGTCTCCAGCGCGGCCTCCTGCGGCCCGGTCAGGCGGTACCCCCGCTCGCGGGCGTAGGCCAGCCGGGAGGCAACGGGATCGAGTTCGATGTCATCGGTCACGAGCAGTTCCAGCAGGCGCGGCAGGAAGGAACGGAAGTCGTCCCAGGTGCCCACCGTGAACAGCGCGTCGCACAGGTACGAGCGCAGGAGTCCCGGTGGCAGCTCGCGCAGTGGCCGCTCCAGGAGCGCGGTGACCTCGCCGGGCTGAAGTTCATACGGTTCGTGCCGGATGACCGTCGGTCTGGGGACCGTCCCGAACGCGGTGTACAGTCCGGCGATCGCGTCCTGAAGCTCACTCATGTCAGGGCACCCGCAGCGTCGCGGTGTTCGACACGAGGGTCAGCCGGGTGCCGCCGTCCTGCGCCTGGATGTGCGCCGTCATGAGGTACGTCCCGGCGGGCAGCCGCGCGGCGCGGACGGGGGAGAGGTCGAGGGTGAACGCCCCCCATGCGCCCCGCGCGGTGTTCACGCCCAAACCCACCTCGGCGCACAGGGTCCCGCGATTCGGGTACCCGAGGAGGGCGCGGCCCTGCCGGTCGAAGATGGTGTACCGCACCTGACACAGCCCGGTCAGCAGCGAGCGGCCCGGCGAGTCCAGACCCTTCACGCGCAGGGTGACGCGGGGTTGCGTGGTGCTTAGGGTGCCCGGCAGGAACAGCTGCGCGGGCGCGTGCTCTGGCGCACCCGACAACAGCAGGGGAAGCAAGAGGGCCGCTCGTCGCATGGGCTCAGGCTAACGAACAGCACCCCCTCCGTGTGGAAGGGGTGCCGGGTACGTGGATGGGTTACTGGCCGGTGATGGCTTTCAGGGGGTCGACCAGACCGAACCCGAAGTTGTTGTCCTTCCCGGCGGTGCCGAGGTCCTTGGCGGTGCTGGTCAGCAGGCTGAGCAGCTGGGTGTTCGTCAGGGTGGGCTTGGCGGCCCAGACGACCGCGGCGGCGGCGCTGACGTGGGGGGTGGCCATGCTGGTGCCGTTGTAGGACTCGTAGTCGGCGCTGGTGACGGCGGCGGTACCGGTGGTGGGCAGCTTGGTCAGCAGGGCCTGGCCGTCCGCCTGGAGGATGCCGACGACGGGCACGGTGTAGCTGTTGGTGAGGGTCATGCCCAGGGCGCCCGCGGCGTTGTTGTAGATCATGACGGCCTTGGCGCCGCTGGCGACGGCGTTGGCGGTCTTCTCCTCGAAGGAGCAGGTGCCGCGGGCGATCAGGGCGATGTTCCCGGCCAGGGCGGCGTTGCGGGTCGTGGTGCCGCAGAACTCGTTGTTGGTGCCGCCTGCCGCGACGATGTTCCCGGTGAAGCTGCCCTTGCCGGTCAGGTCGGCGGCTTTCACCTCGGTGAAGTTCACGCCGCCGCCGGAGGCGAGCGCCTGGCTGCCCTGGCCCAGGGGCACGGTGCTGATGACGTCCACGCCGGGCCCGACCAGGTCGACCTGCGTGCCGAAGTTGCTGAAGTCCGCCTTGGCGAGGTTGCTGTCCACGGCGCCGATGCCGACCACTTCGGTGTACGCGGCGGGGTAGGAGACGGCGGCGCCGTCGTTGCCGGTCGCGGCGATGGTCAGGGCGCCCTTGTTCCAGACGCTGGTGTAGGCGCGCTGCTCGGTCTGGCTCTTGCTGCCGCCGCCCAGGGAGAGGCTGATGACGACCTTGTTCTCGGTGCCGCCCTGGCTCTTGAGCTGCGCGGCGCACCAGTTCACGCCGTTGATGATGCCGCTGCTGCTGCCGGAGCCGGTGTTGCCCAGTACGCGGGCCATGTACAGGTTCACGCCGGTGGCGACGCCGACCACGCCGTTGGCATCCATGCCGCTCAGGGTGCCGCTGGCGCCGGTGCCCGCACCCAGCTGCGCGAAGATCGTGCCGGACACGTGCGTGCCGTGGTGGGACACGTCGTTCAGGGCGTAGGGGTCGTTGCGGTTGGCTTCGGTGGTGACGAAGTTCTTGAAGCCCTTGAGTTTCCGCTGGAATTCGGGGTGGTTGCCGTCGATGCCGGTGTCGCCGACGCACACGGCGACGCCGGTGCCGGTGTAGCCACTGGCGCGGAGGTTCTGGACGCGCAGTGCGTTGTCACCCCAGGTGAACTCGCCGTTGGGGGCGTACAGCGCCTGCGCGGTGAGGCCCTGGGCGCTCAGGCCGGTGCTGACCTTGCTGTCGGTGGCGCCACCCTTGAAGCCCTGCGCGGTGCGGATGTAGTCGGGTTCGACGTACTCGACGCTGGGGTTGGCGCGCAGTTTGGCGAGCGCGGCGGCGTCGAGTTTCACGGCGGCGGCGCTGATGTCCACCCACTGGCTGGTCATGATCCCGCCCGCGGCGGCAATGGCCTGGGCCTGCACGGCGGCCTGTTCCGTCACGCTCTGGCTGCTGAGATTGCCCTGCTTGAAGCCCACGAGGTACGCGCCAGCGACGGCGTCAGCGGGGGTGCTGGCCTCGGGGGCGGCGACGGGGGTGGCCGTCTGCTGGCTGCAGGCGGCGAGGCTCAGGGCGAGGGTGGCGGCCAGGATGGAACGGGTGTGCTTCATGAGGTCTCCAGGTGTGGCGGAAGGCGGCCTTCCGGCACGGTGCCGAAACGAGGTGGGTGAAGGTGCTGGCTCGACGCAGGGCCGGGTCAGTGCGGACGGTGAGCGTCGCTCGGTGTGATGAAGTTGAGGGGGATGTTAGTGCGCGGCCAAATCGCAATCATCGGCATGTCTAGGTTGCTCTGATGTCGGTCCAGAAAGGTGGAAAAGCAATGTCTAGATCGTTGATTCCCCGCTGTTTTGATCCGTGCTGTGGGCAGATGTGGCAACGGTCAGCTTGATTTCCCTGTACAGTATCTGTTCTCATCACCGGGTCAGTTGGGTATCAGATCGTGGCGATTGAAATGCTAGGCCTCAATATTGGTTGCATTTGCAAGTGACCCTGGCGTTCCGAGACATGACCGCCAATGCACCTGTCTGCGCGCCACCGTAAAAAAAGCCCCGGATTCGAATCCGGGGCCTCTGTTGTCCAACCGGACAGATCCGGCCTCTACCAGCGTTCCGTCACGGTCTTCAGCTGCATGAAGTTCGCCAGGTAGTCCGGGCCGCCCGCCTTGCTGTCCGTGCCGCTCATGTTGTACCCGCCGAACGGCTGCACCCCCACGATCGCCCCGGTGATCTTGCGGTTGAAGTACAGGTTCCCCACCTCGAACTCCGCGCGGGCCTGCTCCAGACGCTCCCGGCTGGCGCTGCACACGCCGCCCGTCAGGCCGTACTCGGTGCTGTTCGCGATATCCAGCGCGTCCTGCCAGTCCCGCGCGCGGATGACCGACACGACCGGCCCGAAGATCTCCTCCTGCGCCAGACGCGACTCGCGTTTCACGTCACCCACGATGGTCGGCTGCACGTAGTACCCCTGCTTCCCGTGCGCCTCGCCGGTCGCCGCGCCGCCCAGCAGCACCTTGCCCTCGTCGGGGGCGATCTCCAGGTAGCCTTTGATCTTGTCGAAGCTCATCTGGTTCACGACTGCCGTGACGTTCGCGTTCTCCTCACCCGTCCCGACCTTCAGGGCCCCGGCGCGCTCCACGAAGGCATTCACCACGTCGTCGTACACGCTGTCCACCACGATCAGGCGGCTCATGGCGCTGCACTTCTGCCCGTTGAACCCGAACGCGCCCTGCACCGCCGCCGTCACCGCCACGTCCAGATCGGCCGTTTCGTCCACGATCATGCCGTCCTTCCCGCCGAGTTCCATGATCACGCGCTTGATCCACTTCTGGCCGGGCTGCACCTTCGCCGCCACCTCGTTGATGTGCAGGCCCACCGCGCGGCTCCCCGTGAACGTGATGAAGCGCGTCTTCGCGTGCGTCGTCAGGTACTCGCCGATCTCCCTGCCCACGCCCGGCAGGAACTGGAGCACCCCGGCGGGCAGCCCGGCCTCCAGCATGATGTCCACCATGAACCCCGCGATCAGCCCCGCGTCCTCGGCGGGCTTCACGATCACGCAGTTCCCCACCACGATCGGCGCGGCGGCCATCCCGATGAAGATCGCGCACGGGAAGTTCCACGGGCTGATGCTCACGCCCACCCCCAGCGGGATACTCATCAGGCCGTTCTCCTCACCCTCGAACCACGTCGTCTCGCTGCTCCCGAAGCCCGAGTACTTCATGGCGCTACGCGCGTAGTACTCCAGGAAATCGATCGCCTCCGCCACCTCCACGTCAGCCTCGGCGTAGTTCTTCCCGACCTCGATGCTCATCAGCGCGCACGCCTCCAGGCGGCGACGCTTCAGGATCGCGGCCGCCTTCAGCAGCACCCGCGCGCGGGCGTCCATGTCCCACTTCTTCCAGCTCTCGAACGCCGCCCACGCGCCCTGCAGGGCACGCTCGGCATCCTCGATCGTCGCCTTCGCCGTCGTGCCCACCACTTCATTCGTGTCGCAGGGGTTCAGGCTGGTCAGCTTCTCCGCCGTGTCCACCCGCTCGCCATTGATGACCATGGGGTAGTACTTCCCGACCAGTTCCGCACGCACCTTCTTCAGCGCGTCCTGGTAGGCCTTGACGTTCTCTTCTTTCGTGAAATCGATGAAGCTCTGCGGGCGGTACTCCTGAACTTTGATCATGGGGTCTCCTGATTCGTGTGGTCTGCTCTGGACTGGGTTGAAAGGCGGACGGGTGGGGGGGACTGGAAGGGTCAGCCTTTGAGCATGCCGCGCAGCACGAACATGGCGTTGCGGGGCGTTTCGGCGATGCGGCGGCTGAAGTAGGGGTACCAGTCGCGGCCGTAGGGGATGTACGCGCGGACGCGGTACCCGGCGGCGGCGAGGTTGCGTTGCAGGTCGCGGCGGATGCCGTACAGCATCTGGAATTCGAAGGCGTCCTTGCTGATGCCGTGCGCGAGGGCGTACATCTGTACGTCGTGGATGATGCTCTCGTCGTGCGTGGCGACGTTCACGTAGTTCCCGGCCTGCATGTGGGCGTACACGAGGCGGCGGTACGCGGCGTCCACGTCGGCTTTCTGCGGGTACGCGACCGTTTCGGGTTCCAGGTACGCGCCCTTCACGATGCGGAGGTTGGGCTTCAGGTCGTCCAGGCTGGCGCGGTCTTCCTCGGTCCGGTACAGGTAGCTCTGGAGGACGGTGCCGACGTGCTGCCCGCCGAATTCGCCGACGAGGGTGCGGAACTGCGCGAGGGTCTGGTCGACGCGGGGGTGGTCTTCCATGTCGAGGCACACGAAGCCGCCGTATTCCTTGGCGCGGCGGATGATGCGCCGGGCGTTCGTGAGACCCAGGTCCTCACCGTCCACGGTTTTGCCCTGGCCGACGCTGGACAGCTTGATGCTGACGTAGGGGGTGATGCCGTCGGCGTGCGCGGCGTCGAGCATGGTGATGACGTTGTCGGCGAACTGCGTGCACTGCGCGGGGCTCTCGATGAATTCACCCAGCAGGTCGAGGTTCGCCATGATGCCGTCCTTGTTCAGGTCGTGCACGGCCTGGATGGCGGTCTGGGGGGTTTCCCCGGCGACGAAACGCTGGGCCATGCCCCAGCCGCGGGCGCGGACGGCGTTCTCGATGGCTTTCTGCCCGGCGACGGTCAGGACGACTTTGCGGTACAGCTGGTCGATCATGGGGTGCTCCTGGGTTGAAGGTCGTTCAGGACGAGGGCGGCGAAGGTACGGACGTGCGTGCGGGCGGCGTCCCGCGCGGCGTCGTGGTCACGGGCGAGAATGGCGTCCAGCAGCGCGGCGTGCTGCGCGTCGGTCTGCGGGTGGGCGTTGTACGTGCGGGTCTGGTGCTTGATCAGGGCGACGCGCTGTTCGAGGTCGCGGTTCAGGTCGCTCAGGGCGGCGTTGTGCGCGGCGTGCGTGATGGCGCGGTGGAACGCGAGGTCCAGTCGGGTCTGGGCGCGGTAGTCGCTGCCGGGCGCGGCGTGCAGCTCATTCAGGGCGGCGCGCAGGGCGTCGGCGTCGGCGGGCGTGTGATGCTGCGCGGCGAGGGCGGCGGCCAGTCCGTCGAGTTCCTCGCGGACGACGTAGGTGTCGCGGGCCTCGGCGGCACTCAGGGTGCGGACGCGCACGCCCTTGTTCGCCTCGGCGACGAGCAGGCCGTCCTGCGTGAGGCGCATCAGGGCCTCGCGGATGGGGGTGCGGGACACGCCGAGCTGCGCGCCGAGTTCCACCTCGCCCAGGCGTTCGCCGGGGGCGAGGTCGCCGTCCAGCACGGCGCGGCGCAGGTGGTCGTACACGCCGTCGCGGACCAGGGTGGGGCGCTCGAAGGAGGTCATCGTGGATATTGTATACAATCCTGGCGTTCTGACCAGCCCCCCCGGTCAGCCGGAACCCCTAATTGTCCGGGCAGGGTGCGCGGGCACACTGTGCAGGCACGATGGACACACCCAGTCGTCAGGCAATAGCCGGTCTGCCAGCACGCGGCGCCGATTCAGCCTCCACCGGTGCCGCGCCGCCGCGACGCCCGCCGCCCACAGGAACCCCAGGCCACCGACGGTCAGAACCAGCAGCCGCCCACGGCTCCCGCCCAGCACAGTCAGCAACAGAGGTACCTGTGTCACGAGCAGCAGCGTCAGGCCCAGGCCCACCAGCGGAACGGGGACCAGCCAGCGCGACTCGTCCCAGTCAATCCAGGGTCTGTCCTGTGATGCGCAGTAGGTGTTCCAGCGCAGCAGGCGGTGTCGGCAGCGGGGACAGTCGATCCAGGCCGAATCTGGGTGGGGGAGGCGTCGCATTGCAGCGCTATACGGTGTTCCCTCCGCTCAGGTTTCCCCATCAGTGCGGCCCCTCTCCAGATGGTGCAGGGGCCGCAGGACGAACAGGAATAGCAGGGTGATGCCCAGTGCAAACACGTATAGGTGGAGTCCGCAGGCGACGCCCACCCCTGAACTGGCCAGCAGGCTGGCAGCGGTGGTCAGGCCGCGCGTCTGGCCGTCCTGACCACCCGAGAAGATGGTTCCGGCCCCCAGGAAACTCACGCCGCTGACCACGGCGGCCAGCAGGCCGATCAGGTCGAAGCGTACGGCTGCGTTCCCGTCCCCGAACTGAAGGATCAGTGCCTCGGCCAGGACGACGAACACGGCGGCGCTGATGCCGACCAGCATGTGGGTGCGCAGCCCGGCCCCGGCGCGGTGCGCCTGGCGTTCCCACCCGATCAGGCCGGTCAGCAGAGCGGCCACAGCCGGGCCGATCATCAGCTTCAGCTGCGCGAGGGTGTCAGTCCAGTCCATGCGTGGACCCTACGCGGCGTGTGGGTGCGGGCGCAATGGCCGCAGCTTCACGGTCGGCAGGGTGATGGGTTGGGGGGGTAAGCCAAGCGGCTGATAATGTGATTTATGGCACGTTTCGCGGTTTTTTGGCCTACTAAACTGCACCCATAGTTTCCCGAGTTCGCACAACGACTTAACGAGGGTGGGCGCACAGGGTCTTCACCGTGCGCCCACGCCTACATCTGGAAACTAAGGAGTGCATTATGGCAGTAGGTAAAGTGAAATGGTTCAACGCGGAAAAAGGCTACGGCTTCATTCAGACCGAAGGTAGCCCCGACGTGTTCGCGCACTTCAGCGCGATCCAGGCCAGCGGCTTCAAGAAGCTGAACGAAGGCGACGAAGTCGAGTTCGAGATCGAGGAAGGCCAGCGCGGCAAAGGCCCCCAGGCCAAGAACATCGTCGTGACCAAGGCGGCCCCCGTCAGCGATTACGGCGGCGGCGCCGGCGCCCGTCGCAACGACCGCTGGTAAGCACTCCCCTCCAGTAGGCGGGCACTCCGGAAACGGGGTGCCTCTTTTTCATGCCCCTGCCAGCAATGGTCAGGGGCGGACACCCGCAGGCTCCGCCCCCCGTTTCAGCAGACCTTACTCCTGGCTGGTGATGAACGGCAGGTTCCGGTCGAACTGCGCGCGGTCCAGGCCGTACCCGTACACGAACGCGTCGGGAATCGTGAATCCCAGGTACTCGACGGGAATCTCGACCTTGCGGCGGCTGGGCTTGCTGAGCAGCGCCGCGATCTTCAGCGTCTTCGGTCCGCGCCCTTCCAGGTAGTGCAGCAGGTAGTTCATGGTGATGCCGGTGTCCACGATGTCCTCCACGAGGATCACGTGGCGGTCACTGATGGGGAACTGCAGGTCCTTGACGATGCGGACCTCGCCGCTGCTCTGCTTGGCGTTCCCGTAGGAGCTGGCCTGCAGGAAGTCGATGGTGCAGGGCATGCCCAGCGCGCGGACGAGGTCGGTGTGGAACATGAACGCGCCGTTCAGGACGCAGATCAGGTGAGGTTCGATGCCCCGGTAGTCCTCGCGGATCTTCGCCGCGATTTCCTGAATGCGGGCCTGAACCTGCTGCTCGTTGATCTGAACGGGGCCGTTGCCGGGGGCGAGACTCATAGACACGCAGGCTAACACGCCTGCCCAGGGACTACCATGCCCGCGCTATCCTCACGCGGATGTCAGACGGACCCCGCCCCCCCGTGCCCCTGAACCTGGACCGCGTGCCGGGCGTGCTGGGCCGCATCGTGCACGAACGCGCCGCCGACTACGCCGGAGCCGACCCGACCCTGGGCGGCGCCCGCCCTCGCACCCACCGCTTCGAGGCGGCGCTGCGCCAGCCGGGCCTGTCCCTGATCGCGGAGGTCAAACGCGCCAGCCCCAGCCAGGGCGCCATCGCGCCGCTGGACCCGCTGGACGCCGCGCTCGCGTATCAGGCGGGCGGCGCGCGTGCGATCAGTGTCCTGACCGAACCCCGCCACTTCGACGGGACCGCGCAGGCCCTGCGGGATGTGGTGGGCGGCGTCGCGGTTCCCGCGCTGCGCAAGGACTTCGTGGTTCACCCCGCTATGCTGCGCGAGGCCGCCGAGTGGGGCGCGTCGGCGGCGCTGCTGATGGTCAGCGTGCTGCACGAGGCCACCGCCGAGTATCTGCACATGGCGCATCACCTGGGCCTGGACGCGCTGGTGGAGGTCCACGACGAGCGCGAACTGGATATCGCGCTGGAGGCCGGTGCGCCGATCATCGGCGTGAACAACCGCGACCTGACCACCCTGCACATCGACCTCGCGGTCAGTCCGCGCCTGATCCGCCGCGCGCGTGACGCGGGCTTCACGGGCGTGCTCGTCGCCGAGAGCGGCTACCGCACCCCGCAGGACCTGGGCAGTGTCCGTGAACTGGCGGACGCCGTGCTGGTCGGCAGCAGTCTGGCGGGTAGCGGGGACCTGACCCGCGCCGCCCGCGACCTGATGCGCGCGTGAACCCCGGCACTCCACACGCCTCCCTGACGTTCCTGGGCACCGGCGACAGCAAGGGCGTGCCGCGCTTCTGGTGCGACTGCCCCGTCTGCCAGGAGGCCCGCGCGGGAGGCGTGAACCGCCGGGGCCGCACCGCCACGCTGCTGCGCGTGCCGCTGACCGCTGGCGGCGAGGGCACCGCGCTGCTCGACGCCGGGCCGGACACGCACGCCGCGCTGGCCCGCCTGCCCGGCCCCCTGGTGCCGGACGTGGTGCTGATCACCCACGCGCACAACGACCACATCCTGGGCCTGGGCGACCTGCTCGACTACGTGCGGTACGCCAGTGGGAAACTGCGGATCTACGCCCCCCCGGAGGTCGTCCCCGCGCTCGCGGACCGCTTCCCGTACGCCTTCCGGGGCGGCTCCCCGGTGCAGCCCATCCCGGACGCGGGCGTGACCGTGGGGGACGTGACCCTGCGCCTCTTCCGGGTGCCGCACGGCGCGAACGGTGAGAGCCACGCCATCCGCCTCGACGCGCCCCACTGGCGGGCCGCCGTGATCACCGACGCCATCGACGTGCCCACGGACACCGCACAGGCGTGGCTCAGTGATCTGGACCTGCTCGTACTCGGCACCTCGTTCGAGGACGAGGGCGACGTCCCCCACCGCGGACGCAGCGTGTACGACGTCCGCGAAGCCCTGAACCTCCCGTGGGCGCGCTCGGCCCGGCGGGTGATCCTCACGCACCTGTCGCACGGCGTGGACGTCCGTCGCGCGCACCTCCTGCCGCCGGACTGGGCGTTCGCGCAGGACGATCTGCGAGTACCCCTGCCGTGTCCCGCACGAGTGTGAACACCATCCAACTTTCGCGGGGCGAAACTCACCCCGTCCACCCCTAGACTGTGCGCCGATGACTGCCGCGCGCCACTCCACCCGCTCCCTGCGCTGGCTGATCCTGGGCGGTGTCGTCGCCGTCCTGACCAGCGTGGCCCTGCTGCCGGACGTGCGCGCCTTCCTGATCACGGCCTTCGGCGCGCTGACCAGCCGCGACCCGTCCGTCACCCGCGCGTTCGTGGACAGCCTCGGCTGGGCCGGACCGCTGGCCCTGGTGGCCGGCTTCGTGCTGCAGGCCGTGCTGCCCGTCCTGCCGGCCGTCGTCCTGATTGCCGTCACCACCCGCGCCTACGGGCCCTACGAGGGATTCCTGCTCGTGTACGTCGGCACGATGCTGGGCGCCGCCGCCGGGTACGGCCTGGGCCGCGTGCTGGGCGACACCCTGATCCGCACGCTGGTCGGCGAGCGGACCAGGGTGAAAGTTCACGAGTTCGTCGAACGGCACGGCATCCAGGGCGTCCTGATGATCCGCCTGATGCCGGTCCTGTCCGCCGACGTCATGAACCTCGTGGCCGGAGCGGCCCGCATGGAATTCCGGCCCTTCATGCTCGCCACGGCCGCCGGGGCGCTGCCCGTCACGGCGCTCGTCGTGTGGCTGTCCGAGAGCGGCGAGCGGCTGCTGTGGGGCATGATCATCCTCTCGGCCGTCGTCGCGACCGTCGCCGCTGGACGCGCCCTGATCCGGCGCCGCCGCGCCGGGCGCTCACTCGGGTAAACTGAACGCCCGAAGTCCACCGGCACGGTGGATGCAGGAGGCTCATGACCAAGCAAGACCAGGGCGCCCAGGCGTCGGCATACGAACGGGCGGGCGTCAGCATCGACGCAGGACACCGCGCGGTGGAACTCATGAAAGGCGCCGTGGCGCGCACCCACACCCCCAACGTCCTGGGCGGCCTGGGCGGCTTCGGCGGGCTGTTCCGCGCCGCGTTCGGACACATGGACGACCCCGTGCTGGTCGCCAGCACCGACGGCGTCGGCACGAAGACCAAGGTCGCCGTGCGCAGTGGCACCTTCACCGGCCTGGGCGGCGACATCGTCAACCACTGCGTGAACGACATTCTGGTGCAGGGCGCCCGCCCGCTGTTCTTCCTGGATTACGTCGCCATGGGCAAGCTGCTCCCCGAACGCGTCGCGGAGGTCGTCACCGGCGCCGCGCAGGCCTGCGAGGCCCTGGGTGTGGCCCTGCTGGGCGGCGAGACCGCCGAGATGCCCGGCGTGTACGTCGAGGGCGAACTGGACATCGTGGGCACCATCGTCGGCGTCGTCGACCGCCCGAAACTGATCAACGGGAGCCGCATCCAGGCCGGGGATACGGTCCTCGCGCTGCCGAGCAGCGGCCTGCACACCAACGGCTTCTCGCTGGCCCGCATGGCCCTGGACGACCTCGACTGGACTGAAGCCCGCGCCGACCTGGACGGGCAGACCCTCGCGCAGATCCTCCCGGTGCCGCACCGCGCGTACCTGCACGCCTTCGACGCCCTGGAACGCGCCGGGATCGACATTCGCGGCATGGCGCACATCACCGGCGGCGGCCTGATCGACAACCCGCCCCGCGTGTTCCCGCAGGGCATCGGCATGCAGATCGACACCTCCAGCTGGACCGTCCCGC
The Deinococcus sedimenti DNA segment above includes these coding regions:
- a CDS encoding S8 family serine peptidase, with the translated sequence MKHTRSILAATLALSLAACSQQTATPVAAPEASTPADAVAGAYLVGFKQGNLSSQSVTEQAAVQAQAIAAAGGIMTSQWVDISAAAVKLDAAALAKLRANPSVEYVEPDYIRTAQGFKGGATDSKVSTGLSAQGLTAQALYAPNGEFTWGDNALRVQNLRASGYTGTGVAVCVGDTGIDGNHPEFQRKLKGFKNFVTTEANRNDPYALNDVSHHGTHVSGTIFAQLGAGTGASGTLSGMDANGVVGVATGVNLYMARVLGNTGSGSSSGIINGVNWCAAQLKSQGGTENKVVISLSLGGGSKSQTEQRAYTSVWNKGALTIAATGNDGAAVSYPAAYTEVVGIGAVDSNLAKADFSNFGTQVDLVGPGVDVISTVPLGQGSQALASGGGVNFTEVKAADLTGKGSFTGNIVAAGGTNNEFCGTTTRNAALAGNIALIARGTCSFEEKTANAVASGAKAVMIYNNAAGALGMTLTNSYTVPVVGILQADGQALLTKLPTTGTAAVTSADYESYNGTSMATPHVSAAAAVVWAAKPTLTNTQLLSLLTSTAKDLGTAGKDNNFGFGLVDPLKAITGQ
- the pruA gene encoding L-glutamate gamma-semialdehyde dehydrogenase, whose protein sequence is MIKVQEYRPQSFIDFTKEENVKAYQDALKKVRAELVGKYYPMVINGERVDTAEKLTSLNPCDTNEVVGTTAKATIEDAERALQGAWAAFESWKKWDMDARARVLLKAAAILKRRRLEACALMSIEVGKNYAEADVEVAEAIDFLEYYARSAMKYSGFGSSETTWFEGEENGLMSIPLGVGVSISPWNFPCAIFIGMAAAPIVVGNCVIVKPAEDAGLIAGFMVDIMLEAGLPAGVLQFLPGVGREIGEYLTTHAKTRFITFTGSRAVGLHINEVAAKVQPGQKWIKRVIMELGGKDGMIVDETADLDVAVTAAVQGAFGFNGQKCSAMSRLIVVDSVYDDVVNAFVERAGALKVGTGEENANVTAVVNQMSFDKIKGYLEIAPDEGKVLLGGAATGEAHGKQGYYVQPTIVGDVKRESRLAQEEIFGPVVSVIRARDWQDALDIANSTEYGLTGGVCSASRERLEQARAEFEVGNLYFNRKITGAIVGVQPFGGYNMSGTDSKAGGPDYLANFMQLKTVTERW
- a CDS encoding proline dehydrogenase family protein encodes the protein MIDQLYRKVVLTVAGQKAIENAVRARGWGMAQRFVAGETPQTAIQAVHDLNKDGIMANLDLLGEFIESPAQCTQFADNVITMLDAAHADGITPYVSIKLSSVGQGKTVDGEDLGLTNARRIIRRAKEYGGFVCLDMEDHPRVDQTLAQFRTLVGEFGGQHVGTVLQSYLYRTEEDRASLDDLKPNLRIVKGAYLEPETVAYPQKADVDAAYRRLVYAHMQAGNYVNVATHDESIIHDVQMYALAHGISKDAFEFQMLYGIRRDLQRNLAAAGYRVRAYIPYGRDWYPYFSRRIAETPRNAMFVLRGMLKG
- a CDS encoding GntR family transcriptional regulator — its product is MTSFERPTLVRDGVYDHLRRAVLDGDLAPGERLGEVELGAQLGVSRTPIREALMRLTQDGLLVAEANKGVRVRTLSAAEARDTYVVREELDGLAAALAAQHHTPADADALRAALNELHAAPGSDYRAQTRLDLAFHRAITHAAHNAALSDLNRDLEQRVALIKHQTRTYNAHPQTDAQHAALLDAILARDHDAARDAARTHVRTFAALVLNDLQPRSTP
- a CDS encoding MgtC/SapB family protein, which codes for MDWTDTLAQLKLMIGPAVAALLTGLIGWERQAHRAGAGLRTHMLVGISAAVFVVLAEALILQFGDGNAAVRFDLIGLLAAVVSGVSFLGAGTIFSGGQDGQTRGLTTAASLLASSGVGVACGLHLYVFALGITLLFLFVLRPLHHLERGRTDGET
- a CDS encoding cold-shock protein, which produces MAVGKVKWFNAEKGYGFIQTEGSPDVFAHFSAIQASGFKKLNEGDEVEFEIEEGQRGKGPQAKNIVVTKAAPVSDYGGGAGARRNDRW
- the hpt gene encoding hypoxanthine phosphoribosyltransferase, whose product is MSLAPGNGPVQINEQQVQARIQEIAAKIREDYRGIEPHLICVLNGAFMFHTDLVRALGMPCTIDFLQASSYGNAKQSSGEVRIVKDLQFPISDRHVILVEDIVDTGITMNYLLHYLEGRGPKTLKIAALLSKPSRRKVEIPVEYLGFTIPDAFVYGYGLDRAQFDRNLPFITSQE
- the trpC gene encoding indole-3-glycerol phosphate synthase TrpC, yielding MSDGPRPPVPLNLDRVPGVLGRIVHERAADYAGADPTLGGARPRTHRFEAALRQPGLSLIAEVKRASPSQGAIAPLDPLDAALAYQAGGARAISVLTEPRHFDGTAQALRDVVGGVAVPALRKDFVVHPAMLREAAEWGASAALLMVSVLHEATAEYLHMAHHLGLDALVEVHDERELDIALEAGAPIIGVNNRDLTTLHIDLAVSPRLIRRARDAGFTGVLVAESGYRTPQDLGSVRELADAVLVGSSLAGSGDLTRAARDLMRA
- a CDS encoding MBL fold metallo-hydrolase, which translates into the protein MNPGTPHASLTFLGTGDSKGVPRFWCDCPVCQEARAGGVNRRGRTATLLRVPLTAGGEGTALLDAGPDTHAALARLPGPLVPDVVLITHAHNDHILGLGDLLDYVRYASGKLRIYAPPEVVPALADRFPYAFRGGSPVQPIPDAGVTVGDVTLRLFRVPHGANGESHAIRLDAPHWRAAVITDAIDVPTDTAQAWLSDLDLLVLGTSFEDEGDVPHRGRSVYDVREALNLPWARSARRVILTHLSHGVDVRRAHLLPPDWAFAQDDLRVPLPCPARV
- a CDS encoding TVP38/TMEM64 family protein, with translation MTAARHSTRSLRWLILGGVVAVLTSVALLPDVRAFLITAFGALTSRDPSVTRAFVDSLGWAGPLALVAGFVLQAVLPVLPAVVLIAVTTRAYGPYEGFLLVYVGTMLGAAAGYGLGRVLGDTLIRTLVGERTRVKVHEFVERHGIQGVLMIRLMPVLSADVMNLVAGAARMEFRPFMLATAAGALPVTALVVWLSESGERLLWGMIILSAVVATVAAGRALIRRRRAGRSLG